One genomic region from Jilunia laotingensis encodes:
- a CDS encoding FimB/Mfa2 family fimbrial subunit, translated as MKKFMFLVLASAFMFACSDNEDPAPNVDNGIPEGSVAFDISAVNSLEDGMSRSGIYSQEATQHVTNVVVYAFAKSGSDYTYTKTYTITGWSDGTTFKRYIVADGDKLSANEYYFLAVGRDATDNFTLTTPAVGDSYTTMEASITANGMEKEIFAGNSTATVTDQGSRVSINMTRKVAGIMGYFKNVPQTLNGQTVQFLRLGISNANQQVNLNNGVGINTAPTTYNIINMDLSGQSVANGVYTGNDLSSQGVVKVPNSQLDGSFFMPVSNVTLTLGLYAADGTAIKTWTVKDTLGNSTFNILANNFYSLGTKVQAGNVNGGTSDPGDDDNPIDLLTDQNIIISISPAWELIHNLIIQ; from the coding sequence ATGAAAAAATTTATGTTTCTTGTATTGGCGAGCGCTTTTATGTTCGCATGTTCTGACAATGAGGATCCTGCTCCGAACGTTGACAACGGTATTCCTGAAGGCAGTGTAGCTTTCGATATTTCTGCGGTTAACAGTCTTGAAGATGGAATGTCACGTAGTGGCATTTACAGCCAGGAAGCCACTCAGCATGTCACTAATGTTGTCGTTTACGCCTTTGCAAAAAGCGGTTCCGACTATACTTACACTAAGACTTACACTATCACAGGATGGTCTGACGGTACTACTTTCAAACGTTACATCGTAGCTGACGGTGATAAATTATCTGCTAATGAATATTATTTCTTAGCTGTAGGCCGTGACGCAACCGATAATTTCACTTTAACAACTCCGGCAGTAGGTGATTCCTATACTACTATGGAAGCATCTATTACTGCAAACGGGATGGAAAAAGAAATTTTCGCAGGTAATTCAACTGCTACAGTCACTGATCAGGGAAGCCGTGTAAGTATCAATATGACCCGCAAAGTTGCCGGTATCATGGGATACTTCAAAAATGTTCCCCAAACATTGAACGGACAGACTGTTCAATTTCTGCGCTTGGGCATCAGCAATGCCAACCAACAGGTAAACCTGAATAATGGAGTAGGAATCAATACGGCTCCGACTACTTACAACATCATTAACATGGATCTTTCCGGCCAGTCTGTAGCCAATGGCGTATATACAGGCAATGATCTTTCCTCACAAGGTGTAGTGAAAGTGCCCAATTCACAATTGGACGGTTCGTTTTTTATGCCTGTAAGCAATGTTACGCTTACATTAGGATTATATGCAGCCGACGGAACAGCCATTAAAACATGGACAGTAAAAGATACTCTTGGTAATTCAACCTTCAATATCCTTGCCAATAACTTCTATTCACTCGGAACGAAAGTTCAAGCCGGTAATGTAAACGGTGGTACAAGTGACCCGGGAGATGATGACAATCCTATCGACTTGTTGACTGACCAGAATATAATTATTTCCATCAGCCCGGCTTGGGAACTTATCCATAATTTGATCATCCAATAA
- a CDS encoding FimB/Mfa2 family fimbrial subunit: MSKNVHSFCMVVLLAVLASSCIKETLPECPSEMIVKLVIKDMNYSNIAHFPELSPESTSQPFSHFSGSLYYILTDAATKQTVRESEIMVLNDNNPDYTITFNDLPAGKYELSVWGNVTNAIPIGILHQNGLEHTDIYTAQATLSIIPDSQTQTVELVRAKGKLVVFCRNFPSNISVLSLAIAPVYQSVDATLNYQGSTNIQKSTTLQAINETFVAPTPQGSTTKLDLSFYTTDSRATMPVLKVPQMDIAMHRNEISAVAIDYDETGGAWEIWTYTEGEWTKVHHLDIE, from the coding sequence ATGAGTAAAAATGTACATAGTTTCTGCATGGTAGTTTTGTTGGCGGTACTTGCCAGCTCATGCATTAAGGAAACCCTTCCGGAGTGTCCATCTGAGATGATCGTAAAGTTAGTCATCAAGGACATGAATTATTCCAATATAGCTCATTTCCCTGAGCTTTCTCCGGAAAGTACTTCACAGCCCTTTTCACATTTCTCGGGCTCTCTCTATTACATCCTCACAGATGCTGCTACAAAGCAAACAGTACGCGAATCCGAAATAATGGTATTGAATGACAATAATCCAGATTATACGATTACATTCAATGATCTCCCTGCAGGAAAATACGAACTCTCAGTATGGGGAAACGTCACGAATGCCATACCGATAGGAATTCTCCACCAGAATGGACTTGAACATACCGATATTTATACTGCTCAGGCAACTTTGTCTATAATACCCGACAGCCAAACCCAGACAGTAGAGTTGGTAAGGGCCAAAGGTAAATTAGTCGTATTCTGCCGTAATTTCCCAAGCAATATTTCAGTATTAAGCCTCGCAATAGCTCCTGTTTACCAATCGGTTGATGCTACCCTCAATTATCAGGGAAGTACGAACATTCAAAAATCAACCACTCTTCAAGCAATCAATGAAACTTTTGTAGCTCCCACGCCCCAAGGAAGTACAACTAAACTAGACTTAAGTTTTTATACAACAGATTCCCGCGCAACAATGCCCGTATTAAAAGTACCGCAGATGGATATAGCAATGCACCGCAACGAAATATCGGCAGTTGCTATAGACTACGATGAAACCGGTGGTGCATGGGAAATCTGGACCTATACCGAAGGTGAATGGACGAAAGTCCACCATCTGGATATCGAGTGA